The following proteins are encoded in a genomic region of Micromonospora olivasterospora:
- a CDS encoding barstar family protein has protein sequence MTAEPVDADGATAGPPEQPVRLAADAARTRAALRAALVDALDLPAYTGPTWDALSDVLRDRLDAGPLTLVVDDAGRLLADEPPGQFALLLAVLGDAAAAARCPLRVVLRDAPERLPSLRRRAAEGVSRR, from the coding sequence GTGACGGCGGAGCCGGTCGACGCGGACGGTGCGACGGCCGGCCCGCCCGAGCAGCCCGTGCGGCTGGCGGCGGATGCCGCCCGCACCCGGGCCGCCCTGCGCGCGGCGCTGGTCGACGCCCTCGACCTGCCCGCGTACACCGGACCCACCTGGGACGCGCTCTCCGACGTGCTGCGCGACCGGCTCGACGCCGGGCCGCTGACCCTGGTCGTCGACGACGCCGGGCGGCTGCTCGCCGACGAGCCCCCAGGGCAGTTCGCCCTCCTGCTGGCGGTGCTCGGCGACGCCGCGGCCGCCGCCCGGTGCCCGCTGCGGGTGGTGCTGCGCGACGCCCCCGAGCGGCTGCCGTCC